TCGTTTAGATAGGGGCAGGTCAGAGGTTGTTGACCTGTACAAAAGATGATTCATTCCTCTATTTTCTTTCCCAGGAGTGTCTGTTTGAGTGTGAAGCCAACGCCTCCCCCGCGTCCTCCTGGGACATCTGCCGTGGCTCCTTGTCTCTTTCATCCATGCCCAAAAGGTctcaggaggaggtggaggcctTCTTTCCTGCAGAGGACGAGGACGAGGCGGAGGAGGAAGGGGAAAGGCTGCCTTGGGCCTTGCAGAGGTTCCATCATGTGACCCAAGCACTCGGGCTGGACGAGAGGGTCGTGGGTGGTGATGATACCCACAGCGCTCCGTCCCTGGAGGACAAGCAAGAGCATGAGGACTCTGACGTGACCTCCCGGGCACAGGGCGACGACACGGGCGCGCTGAGCATCTCCAAGAGGTTCGGCGGCTTCGTCAAGGGGAGGCATGGCTACAAGAAGCTGATGGCTCCGTCGAGGTCGTACCAGAAGAGGTACGGCGGCTTCATTGGCATCCGGAAGTCGGCGCGCAAGTGGAACAACCAGAAACGCTTCAGCGAGTTCCTGAAACAGTACCTGGGCATGAGCGCCCACGCCACAGAGTACAACAGCGTGTCGGAGGAGCTCAGCCAACAGAATGAAGTGTAGTTCAGCCGCAGCTTCGCTCTCTCCTTGTGTCCTCTCAGCTTCTTCTCCATCTTAGGCTGGATTTACACTGCAGATCTCTTATTCTCATTTCCTGCCTGCACCTAATTTGTTTAGTATCATATCCCCTGTCTCAGACACCCTATGGACGTACACCCACCACACATATCCAGAACACATATCCACACTGGGCCACATGGTAACAGGACGTGTCAATCCAGGCTTCATCCACTGCATATcccacaataaataaattcacaCGTACAAAACTCATTTCAAATGAAAGATTTCATCCATACTTCCTCTTGAATTTCTCTATATCCTCCGCAAGCACTTATATGGGACTAAATACGACTACAACACACCAGGAATGCTGCAGTACAGTGGAGCCCCGCCTTGTCGCCATTCGgtctcattttttttcatttttaaaaacgtcttcatttatgagaaaatgcGGTTTTGGCAGCAGAGCactcatatagaggatctttgactagcgtttctgCAGCGAGTGCTCCTGGAGAGGAGCTATGGAccttgtttttgcagtaggtctttcaAAAGAGCAGAGCAATTTGTcgtatacaggatctttgaccagaggtttttttttgttgttgttgttgcactaggtccttaaaaacgaATCTATCATAAAAAGCGCTTCtatcatattgaggatcttggACGGTAGGTAGCAGAGCGTGATGTCTTtttaggatctttgacttgcatttttgcagtaggtagcAGAGTACTCTGTCTTtttaggatctttgactgccatttttgcagtgtgttctgaaaaacagcacagcactttgtcatagaggatctttgaccagaggttgttttttttttgcagtggggCCTTAAAAAACGGAAGAGCGCTTacgtcatattgaggatctttggcgagcatttttgcagtcggtAGCAGAGCACTCTGTCGTATAGAGgttctttgactagcgtttttgtaaGCGGTTCTTAAAAGACAGAGCACTCTGTCTTtttaggatctttgactgccatttttgcagtgggttctgaaaaacagcagagcattttctcatatagaggatctttggccagAGTTTTCtttttgcagtcggtccttAAAAACGGAAGAGCGCTTCTGTCATATTGAGCATCTTTGGCGAGTTTGCAGTAGTCGCAGAGcactagaggatctttgactagcgtttttgcagtatgtcctttGACACATGAAAGTGTTCCTGTCATGGGTTTGTctacatattattattttgctgcagtatagcagggatctactgtactctGGTCATGGCCTCGTGTTGCTAGGCGGATTCTGTGTTGCACAATCATCTAATGTCCCAAACTGAATGAAAAACTACATTGTCACATGTAATGACTGAAGACTGAAGCAGAGGGCCGCCATACAGCAGGAACAGGAACAAGTCAGACAGACACACGTTAAGGAACATGTGGACACATCTACTGTGCAATAAAGTCACTATTCTCTATTAAATCTAGAATATATAACATTAGTAAAGAACATGTACTGGAATACTACCATACTACATTGCACCCAtgcaaaatggccatcagtAGCATCATTTCCTGTACTCTACTACCCCCTGGTGGTACGTTTATTGTATTACGTCTATTGTAATGTGCAGAATGGCCCATTTGTTTGTGGCAACACCTCTAAAACGCATTTATTCATCACTACGTCAGAGAGTGAGGAGTTGTAACTCCAACAATCATGAGAAACGTGAACAGTGCGAAGAGCTGTTTGGTATTTCAACTGTCACCCGTGGTTCATTCTGTGTGTAAATAGCTGAATTTGAAATCGGTAATAAATGTAGTTTATTATTTCCTTTGTGGCTTGTCATGCAGCAAATGATTCATGTGTCTCGGGGTGTGTTTTGTTCtcagttagaaaaaaaaacttccacTCAGTAGGCCTGATTTGATCGACAGATGTGAaaaggttataccctggggaggctacaccatgtatctatggccttccaaaaattcacaaggaagggtttcccctcagacccattgtctgtagcattgactcgaccacgtacaatgtagcgaaatatgtaaaaacagtcttatccccattggtaggcaacactgatcatcatatagagaacacaaaagggtttgtggcgagcatcaaagacctcagattggagccagaggaaactttggtgtcttatgatgtgacttcacttttcacatccgtccccacctcagcagcagtctcggtggtgaggaagagactgctcgaggactcaactctgcatcggagaacaaaa
The sequence above is a segment of the Dunckerocampus dactyliophorus isolate RoL2022-P2 chromosome 3, RoL_Ddac_1.1, whole genome shotgun sequence genome. Coding sequences within it:
- the pnoca gene encoding prepronociceptin, giving the protein MKTVVALLLLCVCDAAHADCQDDCLSCSRLLPKQRTFNTVECLFECEANASPASSWDICRGSLSLSSMPKRSQEEVEAFFPAEDEDEAEEEGERLPWALQRFHHVTQALGLDERVVGGDDTHSAPSLEDKQEHEDSDVTSRAQGDDTGALSISKRFGGFVKGRHGYKKLMAPSRSYQKRYGGFIGIRKSARKWNNQKRFSEFLKQYLGMSAHATEYNSVSEELSQQNEV